The Saccharothrix variisporea genome has a segment encoding these proteins:
- a CDS encoding glycosyl hydrolase family 95 catalytic domain-containing protein encodes MDGPVDRRRFLALTALTAGAAVVPGVLPAGRADAAVPPQVTLPERGIYDTGQATSWTDGFLTGNGEYGALLYGAPALEKVIFNHHRLVLPNGTRSLTPPVIAGRLGPVRDKALAGDYAGANRDFAAGWSLRWTQTYHPAYELRISTPGMTVVNDYARITDFRTGEVTSTWTTADGTWTRRAFVSRADRVIVHELLPAPGRTIDTTLSVNTALDGLPTSLGYTTLATVGDGSGYLNLRGTYPTGQGAFGYEGVTRVVPTGGTVSASGSTVVVTGATRLLLLTKLDRYESSTAWDSRPLHAQLAALGADYAALRTRHVAIHAGMYDRSRLDLNVSAADRRLSTSELIARQNANKSVIDIALLERLYDSGRYFFLSSSGILPPRLTGIWTGTWSGAWADDFTTDANVNLQVAGGNILDTTEAMQGYFTLVLGQLGHWRTNARNLYGARGFLAPSRTDGEYGHMLHFDAGFPGQTWTGGADWLLYPLVEYYEVTGDQAFLRDKLGPALMELALFYEDFLTRTDSNGKVVFVPSFSMENSPGNTGVLLSTNATGDIMAGKHALQAAISAANALGVEQGAGQGVARWTALLDKIPAYRVNGDNALAEWSWPTLSDRYDHRHVHHLYGAWPLHEINPEEKPELIRPSLRALELRGDQNVSAHGSLHRALAGARLKDGGKVYDNLRKIIGNNMVFKSLMTSHNPNLDIYNADAANAIPAVLAEALLYSRPGVLEVLPALPAQLAKGTITGVRARGRIRVHSFSWDLSARTAVLSITSDVDQVVTLISRPGMASVTTSAPVAASPLGNHARKVTLAAGQRTDIAVSLPAPSLPTGWCRLVNRASGKVLDINGASTADGAKVIQWSWSGGANQQWQFLANPDGSFRLVARHSGRVLASPGGSGQGTQLEQWQDTGSDNQWWRLVDAGSGYHRIVNVRNGLCVDVESGSTADGARVIQWPATGGANQQWQIVTV; translated from the coding sequence ATGGACGGTCCTGTGGACCGAAGGCGCTTCCTCGCCCTCACCGCGTTGACGGCCGGAGCCGCCGTCGTCCCCGGCGTCCTGCCGGCCGGACGAGCCGACGCCGCCGTGCCCCCGCAGGTCACCCTGCCCGAGCGAGGCATCTACGACACCGGTCAGGCGACGTCCTGGACCGATGGCTTCCTCACCGGGAACGGCGAGTACGGCGCGCTGCTGTACGGCGCGCCCGCGCTGGAGAAGGTGATCTTCAACCACCACCGGCTGGTCCTGCCGAACGGCACCCGCTCCCTCACCCCACCGGTGATCGCCGGACGGCTGGGACCGGTGCGGGACAAGGCCCTCGCCGGTGACTACGCCGGGGCGAACCGGGACTTCGCGGCCGGGTGGTCGCTGCGCTGGACGCAGACCTACCACCCGGCCTACGAACTGCGGATCTCCACCCCGGGCATGACGGTGGTCAACGACTACGCCCGCATCACCGACTTCCGCACCGGCGAGGTCACCTCGACCTGGACGACCGCAGACGGAACCTGGACCCGCCGTGCGTTCGTCTCGCGGGCCGACCGGGTGATCGTCCACGAGCTGCTGCCCGCTCCCGGCCGGACCATCGACACCACGCTCAGCGTCAACACCGCCCTGGACGGGCTGCCCACCAGCCTGGGCTACACCACCCTGGCCACGGTCGGCGACGGCTCGGGCTACCTGAACCTGCGGGGCACGTACCCGACCGGGCAGGGCGCCTTCGGCTACGAGGGCGTCACCCGGGTCGTCCCGACCGGTGGCACCGTCAGCGCGAGCGGGTCGACCGTCGTCGTCACCGGGGCGACCCGGCTGCTGCTGCTCACCAAGCTCGACCGCTACGAGTCGTCCACCGCGTGGGACTCCCGGCCGCTGCACGCACAACTGGCGGCGCTCGGCGCCGACTACGCCGCACTGCGCACGCGGCACGTCGCGATCCACGCCGGGATGTACGACCGCTCGCGGCTCGACCTGAACGTGTCGGCCGCCGACCGGCGGCTGTCCACCAGCGAGCTGATCGCCCGCCAGAACGCCAACAAGAGCGTCATCGACATCGCCTTGCTGGAGCGCCTCTACGACTCGGGCCGCTACTTCTTCCTCAGCTCCAGCGGCATCCTGCCGCCGCGACTGACCGGCATCTGGACCGGCACGTGGTCCGGCGCGTGGGCCGACGACTTCACCACCGACGCCAACGTCAACCTCCAGGTCGCCGGCGGCAACATCCTCGACACGACCGAGGCCATGCAGGGGTACTTCACCCTGGTCCTCGGCCAACTCGGCCACTGGCGCACCAACGCGCGCAACCTCTACGGCGCCCGCGGCTTCCTCGCCCCGTCCCGCACCGACGGCGAGTACGGGCACATGCTGCACTTCGACGCCGGCTTCCCCGGCCAGACCTGGACCGGCGGCGCCGACTGGCTGCTCTACCCGTTGGTCGAGTACTACGAGGTCACCGGCGACCAGGCTTTCCTGCGGGACAAGCTCGGTCCCGCGCTCATGGAACTCGCGTTGTTCTACGAGGACTTCCTGACCCGGACGGACTCGAACGGCAAGGTCGTCTTCGTGCCGTCGTTCTCCATGGAGAACAGCCCGGGCAACACCGGTGTCCTGCTGTCGACCAACGCGACCGGCGACATCATGGCGGGCAAGCACGCCCTCCAGGCGGCGATCTCCGCGGCCAACGCCCTCGGTGTCGAACAGGGCGCGGGCCAGGGCGTCGCACGCTGGACGGCGCTGCTGGACAAGATCCCCGCCTACCGCGTCAACGGCGACAACGCGCTCGCCGAGTGGTCGTGGCCGACCCTGAGCGACCGGTACGACCACCGGCACGTCCACCACCTCTACGGCGCGTGGCCGTTGCACGAGATCAACCCCGAGGAGAAGCCCGAACTCATCCGCCCGTCGCTGCGCGCGTTGGAGCTGCGCGGCGACCAGAACGTCTCCGCGCACGGCAGCCTGCACCGGGCGCTGGCCGGCGCGCGGCTCAAGGACGGCGGCAAGGTCTACGACAACCTGCGGAAGATCATCGGCAACAACATGGTCTTCAAGTCGCTGATGACCTCGCACAACCCCAACCTGGACATCTACAACGCCGACGCCGCCAACGCGATCCCCGCCGTGCTGGCCGAAGCGCTGCTCTACTCCCGCCCGGGTGTGCTGGAGGTCCTGCCGGCGCTGCCCGCGCAACTGGCCAAGGGCACGATCACCGGAGTGCGGGCCCGCGGCAGGATCCGCGTGCACAGCTTCAGCTGGGACCTGTCCGCCCGCACGGCCGTGCTGTCGATCACCTCCGACGTCGACCAGGTGGTCACGCTGATCAGCCGGCCGGGGATGGCGTCGGTGACCACGTCGGCGCCCGTGGCCGCGTCGCCCCTGGGCAACCACGCCCGGAAGGTCACGCTGGCCGCCGGGCAGCGCACGGACATCGCGGTGTCCCTGCCGGCCCCGTCCCTGCCGACCGGTTGGTGCCGACTGGTCAACAGGGCGAGCGGCAAGGTCCTGGACATCAACGGCGCGAGCACCGCCGACGGCGCCAAGGTCATCCAGTGGAGTTGGTCGGGCGGCGCCAACCAGCAGTGGCAGTTCCTCGCGAACCCCGACGGCTCGTTCCGCCTCGTCGCCCGGCACAGCGGACGCGTGCTCGCCAGCCCGGGAGGGTCGGGCCAGGGCACCCAGCTCGAGCAGTGGCAGGACACCGGCAGCGACAACCAGTGGTGGCGGCTCGTCGACGCGGGCAGCGGCTACCACCGCATCGTCAACGTGCGCAACGGCCTCTGCGTGGACGTGGAGAGCGGTTCGACCGCCGACGGCGCCCGCGTCATCCAGTGGCCCGCGACCGGTGGCGCCAACCAGCAGTGGCAGATCGTCACCGTGTGA
- a CDS encoding DUF6875 domain-containing protein — protein sequence MRAPSPADEVLIRTADEVDAGDVAPELTEVLAWARTYLVSPSPDLGRRGPVCPYTQPSLQRGLFFLASPTSPDVPGAVAGLRRWYEAVAATMPAPDRELLTVLLVLPHVDPVDPTPLDELQRAAKDDFVANGLMIGQFHPACEAPGLWNPDYRPLRSPVPLLAIRELVVFDLPFLVEERKHLDSYLSRFAPTIPTRVRRQLTARLAPR from the coding sequence ATGAGAGCACCCTCGCCCGCCGACGAAGTGCTCATCCGGACCGCGGACGAGGTCGACGCCGGGGACGTCGCCCCGGAGCTGACCGAGGTGCTGGCGTGGGCCCGCACCTACCTCGTCTCGCCCAGCCCGGACCTGGGCCGCCGCGGCCCCGTGTGCCCGTACACGCAACCCAGCCTGCAACGCGGCCTGTTCTTCCTGGCCTCGCCGACGAGCCCCGACGTGCCCGGCGCCGTCGCGGGACTGCGCCGGTGGTACGAGGCGGTCGCGGCGACGATGCCCGCGCCCGACCGCGAACTGCTCACGGTGCTCCTCGTGCTGCCCCACGTCGACCCGGTCGACCCCACGCCGCTGGACGAGCTGCAACGGGCGGCGAAGGACGACTTCGTGGCCAACGGCTTGATGATCGGCCAGTTCCACCCGGCGTGCGAGGCCCCGGGCCTGTGGAACCCGGACTACCGCCCGCTGCGCTCACCGGTGCCGTTGCTGGCGATCCGCGAGCTGGTGGTCTTCGACCTGCCCTTCCTGGTGGAGGAGCGCAAACACCTGGACTCCTACCTCAGCCGCTTCGCCCCCACCATCCCGACCCGCGTGAGGAGGCAACTGACCGCCCGCCTGGCCCCGCGCTGA
- a CDS encoding FAD-binding oxidoreductase has product MGVLPAPDRVSERDWRGLDEVVSGRVLRPSDAGFGAVGSAFNERFAATTPAGVVTVADTDDIRHALAWARTTGISAVVRAGGHSYSGASVGTGLVIDLSRLRTVTADGRTGLVTAAAGATMSDVYAALQPHEMAFALGNGASVGIAGLTLGGGCGATSRVHGLTADALVATTVLTADGELLHCDARENADLFWACRGGGGGNFGVTTSFTFQARPVADCSTYLLLFDRADAEKVFTVAQQVVGSAPDEFAARTGVARSRDGAVVSVIGQHLGPAAELREILDPVLSVARPLRADIRDRTYWEAKDDLLHETAGGAFAVRTDVLTRPLPDAGIETMLALVDAWPGSGNPDGGGAALFSWGGAINRVGAADTAFPHRDAMFLLSLDTSWVTADAPATVRRNLDWLAELREALAPYGAGRSYLNFADPDLAEWRTAYHGANYPRLVEVKNRYDPEGFFTAPQGVGT; this is encoded by the coding sequence ATGGGGGTGTTGCCCGCACCGGACCGGGTGTCCGAAAGGGACTGGCGGGGCCTGGACGAGGTGGTGTCGGGGCGGGTGCTCCGGCCCTCCGACGCCGGGTTCGGCGCCGTGGGGTCCGCGTTCAACGAGAGGTTCGCCGCGACGACCCCGGCGGGCGTGGTGACCGTGGCCGACACCGACGACATCCGGCACGCGCTGGCCTGGGCCCGGACCACGGGCATCTCAGCCGTGGTGCGCGCCGGTGGCCACAGCTACTCGGGCGCGTCGGTCGGCACCGGCCTGGTGATCGACCTCAGCCGTCTGCGCACGGTCACCGCAGACGGGAGGACCGGCCTGGTGACCGCCGCGGCGGGGGCGACGATGTCCGACGTCTACGCCGCCCTCCAGCCGCACGAGATGGCGTTCGCGCTGGGCAACGGCGCGTCGGTCGGCATCGCCGGGCTGACCCTGGGCGGCGGGTGCGGCGCGACCTCCCGCGTCCACGGCCTCACCGCCGACGCCCTGGTGGCCACGACCGTGCTGACCGCAGACGGCGAGCTGCTGCACTGCGACGCGCGCGAGAACGCCGACCTGTTCTGGGCGTGCCGGGGCGGGGGCGGCGGGAACTTCGGCGTCACCACCTCCTTCACCTTCCAGGCGCGGCCGGTGGCGGACTGCTCGACCTACCTCCTGCTGTTCGACCGGGCCGACGCCGAGAAGGTGTTCACCGTCGCGCAGCAGGTCGTCGGGTCGGCCCCGGACGAGTTCGCGGCGCGCACCGGCGTGGCCCGGTCGCGTGACGGCGCGGTGGTGTCGGTGATCGGGCAGCACCTGGGCCCGGCCGCCGAACTGCGCGAGATCCTCGACCCGGTCCTGTCGGTCGCCCGCCCGCTGCGGGCCGACATCCGCGACCGGACGTACTGGGAGGCCAAGGACGACCTGCTGCACGAGACCGCCGGCGGCGCGTTCGCGGTGCGCACCGACGTCCTCACCCGGCCGCTGCCGGACGCGGGGATCGAGACGATGCTCGCCCTCGTGGACGCCTGGCCGGGCAGCGGCAACCCCGACGGGGGCGGCGCGGCGCTGTTCTCCTGGGGCGGCGCGATCAACCGCGTGGGCGCGGCGGACACGGCGTTCCCGCACCGGGACGCGATGTTCCTGCTGTCGCTGGACACGTCGTGGGTCACGGCCGACGCGCCGGCCACCGTGCGCCGCAACCTGGACTGGCTGGCGGAGCTGCGCGAGGCGCTGGCCCCGTACGGCGCGGGCCGGTCGTACCTGAACTTCGCCGACCCCGACCTGGCGGAGTGGCGCACCGCCTACCACGGCGCCAACTACCCCCGCCTGGTCGAGGTCAAGAACCGCTACGACCCCGAAGGGTTCTTCACCGCACCGCAGGGCGTCGGCACATGA
- a CDS encoding cupin domain-containing protein has product MTNEEPLVDFRRLESEDLTRAYGLEMKLLHPWDGLTAPFEGAWCVLRPGDRSVAHAHHEHEIFIGMSGRAEVVTPDHRHPFAAGDIVFLKPGIEHHLSNDTDEDFAYYAIWWDRAMSEGFVAAEDQRAGSGA; this is encoded by the coding sequence TTGACCAACGAGGAACCGCTCGTCGACTTCCGCAGGCTGGAGTCCGAAGACCTGACCCGCGCCTACGGCCTGGAGATGAAGCTGCTGCACCCGTGGGACGGCCTCACCGCGCCGTTCGAGGGCGCGTGGTGCGTGCTGCGCCCCGGTGACCGCTCCGTGGCGCACGCCCACCACGAGCACGAGATCTTCATCGGCATGTCGGGCCGGGCCGAGGTCGTCACACCCGACCACCGCCACCCGTTCGCCGCCGGGGACATCGTGTTCCTCAAGCCCGGGATCGAGCACCACCTGAGCAACGACACCGACGAGGACTTCGCGTACTACGCGATCTGGTGGGACCGCGCCATGTCCGAGGGTTTCGTGGCGGCCGAGGACCAGCGGGCCGGCAGCGGTGCTTGA
- a CDS encoding response regulator transcription factor, translating to MSDFRPRTGGDTLTQVTVALVGLRPAVRSTIVPALERAADIAIVGDVRDDVDVLGSTAWRVPDVVVVDPVRSGTSAAEHVVERLAARTRVLVLTGTDEDSVVRGAFRAGALGYLVTGTDHDQVPRGVRVVASGGVVVGRCIAGRFAALICTGQAPYPFPQLTARERDVLERIAAGKTNPVIARELALAPKTISNRVSTVFVKLGVAHRAEAIVLARDAGLGRG from the coding sequence ATGTCCGATTTTCGCCCGCGCACCGGCGGTGACACCCTCACCCAGGTGACGGTCGCGCTGGTGGGCCTGCGCCCCGCGGTCCGCTCGACGATCGTGCCCGCGCTGGAACGCGCGGCCGACATCGCGATCGTCGGTGACGTCCGCGACGACGTCGACGTGCTGGGCAGCACCGCCTGGAGGGTGCCGGACGTGGTGGTCGTGGACCCGGTGCGGTCCGGGACGTCGGCCGCGGAGCACGTCGTCGAGCGGCTGGCGGCGCGGACACGGGTGCTGGTGCTGACCGGGACGGACGAGGACTCGGTGGTGCGCGGGGCGTTCCGCGCCGGCGCGCTGGGCTACCTGGTGACCGGCACCGACCACGACCAGGTGCCGCGCGGGGTGCGGGTGGTCGCCTCCGGCGGGGTGGTCGTGGGCCGGTGCATCGCCGGCCGGTTCGCCGCGCTGATCTGCACCGGCCAGGCGCCCTACCCGTTCCCGCAGCTGACCGCGCGGGAACGCGACGTGCTGGAGCGGATCGCGGCCGGGAAGACCAACCCGGTGATCGCGCGGGAGTTGGCGCTGGCGCCCAAGACGATCAGCAACCGGGTGTCGACGGTGTTCGTGAAGCTGGGGGTCGCCCACCGGGCGGAGGCGATCGTGCTCGCGCGGGACGCGGGCCTGGGCCGGGGCTGA
- a CDS encoding lysine N(6)-hydroxylase/L-ornithine N(5)-oxygenase family protein, whose product MTETRVGLLAIGAGPANLALAAAIEESGRPDLAEQTMLLEQGPDVTWQRDLLMPWARSQVSFLKDLVTLRNPRSRFSFLNFLHDQGRLDEFVNLATFNPFRWEISDYLQWVARSLERVRIRFDSRAASIEPTRGGDGTITGWAVTLTDGHVIRCRDLVLGGGRDPHVPEVFGDLPPERIIHSTRYRTRVAALPADAPLRAVVVGGAQSAAEMFMALHDNLPNSTCTMVVRSVGPQNYQTSKFVNELFFPSFVDRFYDSPPEVRRQLLAEMHLTNYAGMAPPFLEHMYTALYQERGLGTPRSQVRTLTEVVGARVEDDEVVLDLRDRTTGKVEPLRCDVVLLGTGFAQRMPAMVSDLAERIGLSEITVNRRYRLDLGEPAWGAVYLQGVNEATHGIADSLISVLAHRSQDILDDLVARQGTTELRSA is encoded by the coding sequence GTGACCGAAACTCGAGTGGGCCTGCTGGCGATCGGGGCCGGCCCGGCGAACCTGGCGCTCGCGGCGGCCATCGAGGAGTCCGGCCGGCCGGACCTGGCCGAGCAGACGATGCTGCTGGAACAGGGCCCGGACGTCACCTGGCAGCGCGACCTGCTGATGCCGTGGGCCCGCAGCCAGGTCTCCTTCCTCAAGGACCTGGTGACCCTGCGCAACCCGCGCAGCCGGTTCTCCTTCCTCAACTTCCTGCACGACCAGGGGCGGCTCGACGAGTTCGTCAACCTGGCCACGTTCAACCCGTTCCGCTGGGAGATCTCCGACTACCTCCAGTGGGTGGCCCGCTCCCTGGAGCGGGTCCGCATCCGCTTCGACTCCCGGGCGGCGAGCATCGAGCCCACCCGCGGCGGCGACGGCACGATCACCGGCTGGGCGGTGACCCTCACCGACGGGCACGTCATCCGCTGCCGCGACCTGGTGCTGGGCGGCGGCCGGGACCCGCACGTCCCGGAGGTGTTCGGCGACCTGCCGCCGGAGCGGATCATCCACAGCACCCGGTACCGCACGCGGGTCGCCGCGCTGCCCGCCGACGCCCCGCTGCGGGCGGTCGTGGTGGGCGGGGCGCAGAGCGCGGCCGAGATGTTCATGGCGCTGCACGACAACCTGCCCAACAGCACCTGCACGATGGTGGTGCGCTCGGTGGGCCCGCAGAACTACCAGACCAGCAAGTTCGTCAACGAGCTGTTCTTCCCCTCGTTCGTCGACCGGTTCTACGACAGCCCGCCCGAGGTGCGCCGGCAACTGCTGGCCGAGATGCACCTGACCAACTACGCCGGCATGGCGCCGCCGTTCCTGGAGCACATGTACACCGCGCTGTACCAGGAACGCGGCCTGGGCACGCCGCGCTCGCAGGTGCGGACGCTGACGGAGGTGGTCGGCGCGCGGGTCGAGGACGACGAGGTCGTGCTGGACCTGCGCGACCGGACCACCGGCAAGGTGGAGCCGCTGCGCTGCGACGTGGTGCTGCTGGGCACGGGGTTCGCGCAGCGGATGCCGGCGATGGTCAGCGACCTGGCCGAGCGCATCGGGTTGAGCGAGATCACGGTCAACCGCCGCTACCGCCTGGACCTGGGCGAACCGGCCTGGGGCGCGGTGTACCTCCAGGGCGTCAACGAGGCCACCCACGGCATTGCCGACTCGCTGATCAGCGTGCTGGCCCACCGGTCCCAGGACATCCTCGACGACCTCGTCGCGCGCCAGGGCACCACCGAGCTGAGGAGCGCCTGA
- a CDS encoding class I tRNA ligase family protein → MGRLVVVSPAPTANGDLHVGHLAGPFLAADVCTRYARATGREALYGTGMHFTQNYIVTAARRLGMAPEDLRERSAREVEQTLAALGIEVDGFGCVGDRFTKLVYDFYQRLHSAGRLELRTVRFPYLASTDEYLMDALVAGGCPFCLAEGYAGICESCGLPVAPGELLDPRSTLHPDEPVQYRDADILVFPVERYRAELEEYFARTPMRPHMAQLIETALASPLPDFPITQPTSWGIPAPFPEVPDQVIYPHMEGMPWSMFTTALGAEKRGAVLSTDDELWLADSGSTVVYFLGLDATYPFAIVGTAMLTALGGYVLPAQYVTNDFYELANEKFSTSRDHVVSGRELAAEVPRDLIRFHLCATSPEFQRTDFTREALHRVTDTRLTGPWNRVAEVVDRFAGRELPVSADAERRARRMAERFADAYELRRFSLTAVASVLAEQLGRLDRLAATATDDTAGDLCHQVGVFLRWAAPVLVDLAAEALPDTGLSGTGLPGTGLSGTGLPGDLAVDTVVPTRLPRLRRTTA, encoded by the coding sequence ATGGGCCGCCTCGTGGTCGTCTCGCCCGCACCCACCGCCAACGGCGACCTGCACGTGGGTCACCTCGCCGGCCCGTTCCTGGCCGCGGACGTCTGCACCCGCTACGCCCGCGCCACCGGCCGGGAAGCCCTGTACGGCACCGGGATGCACTTCACCCAGAACTACATCGTCACCGCCGCGCGCCGCCTGGGCATGGCCCCGGAGGACCTGCGGGAGCGCTCCGCCCGCGAGGTCGAGCAGACCCTGGCCGCGCTCGGCATCGAGGTCGACGGGTTCGGCTGCGTCGGCGACCGCTTCACCAAGCTGGTCTACGACTTCTACCAGCGCCTGCACAGCGCGGGCCGGCTGGAGCTGCGCACCGTGCGCTTCCCGTACCTGGCCTCCACCGACGAGTACCTGATGGACGCCCTCGTCGCCGGCGGGTGCCCGTTCTGCCTGGCGGAGGGCTACGCGGGGATCTGCGAGAGCTGCGGGCTGCCGGTGGCGCCCGGCGAGCTGCTGGACCCGCGCTCGACGCTGCACCCCGACGAGCCGGTGCAGTACCGCGACGCCGACATCCTGGTCTTCCCGGTCGAGCGCTACCGGGCGGAGCTGGAGGAGTACTTCGCCCGCACGCCGATGCGCCCGCACATGGCGCAGCTGATCGAGACGGCGCTGGCCTCGCCGCTGCCGGACTTCCCGATCACCCAGCCGACCTCGTGGGGCATCCCCGCGCCGTTCCCCGAGGTGCCCGACCAGGTGATCTACCCGCACATGGAGGGGATGCCGTGGAGCATGTTCACCACGGCGCTGGGCGCGGAGAAGCGCGGGGCGGTCCTGTCCACCGACGACGAGCTGTGGCTGGCCGACTCGGGCAGCACGGTCGTGTACTTCCTCGGCCTGGACGCCACCTACCCGTTCGCGATCGTGGGCACGGCGATGCTCACCGCCCTGGGCGGGTACGTGCTGCCCGCCCAGTACGTCACCAACGACTTCTACGAGCTGGCCAACGAGAAGTTCTCCACCAGCCGCGACCACGTCGTGTCCGGGCGGGAGCTGGCCGCCGAGGTGCCGCGCGACCTGATCCGCTTCCACCTGTGCGCCACCAGCCCGGAGTTCCAGCGCACCGACTTCACCCGCGAGGCCCTGCACCGGGTCACCGACACGCGGTTGACCGGGCCGTGGAACCGGGTCGCCGAGGTCGTCGACCGGTTCGCGGGCCGCGAGCTGCCGGTGTCCGCCGACGCCGAGCGCCGGGCGCGGCGGATGGCGGAGCGGTTCGCCGACGCCTACGAGCTGCGCCGGTTCAGCCTGACCGCCGTGGCGTCGGTGCTGGCCGAGCAGCTGGGCCGGCTGGACCGGCTGGCCGCGACCGCCACCGACGACACCGCGGGCGACCTGTGCCACCAGGTGGGGGTGTTCCTGCGCTGGGCCGCGCCGGTCCTGGTCGACCTCGCCGCCGAGGCGCTGCCCGACACCGGGTTGTCCGGCACTGGGCTGCCCGGCACTGGGCTGTCCGGCACTGGGCTGCCCGGCGACCTGGCGGTGGACACCGTCGTGCCCACGCGGTTGCCGCGCCTGCGCCGGACGACGGCCTGA
- a CDS encoding FAD-dependent oxidoreductase encodes MASVVVVGAGVTGLVTAVDCTLAGHRVTVLDRGPLPNPASTSADHSRALRVLRPGDVPATLRMARARRRWLALEGVLRTRVFRPVGVVTACAPDELDAALGTARDTGVPAVVVRQAAVPPVLLPAGTRGVLDRHAGVLLAERFLRAATAWLAERPGVALWPGRTVVDVAEQQVTLADGTKVGADVVVVAAGPWTADLLGTPVRLHRQTTAYLRPPPRLADWWGSAPGVGRIGADGRAWLLPPGDGALLKISSDAVCREVGSTDEADDGPWTRRLLAEPVLADLADYRVVAVRDCHYAADPDTGGPVLTRVRPSVWSRPACGGSGFGTAPLVADEIAAAVMEVSA; translated from the coding sequence ATGGCGTCGGTCGTCGTCGTCGGGGCGGGGGTCACGGGGCTGGTGACCGCGGTGGACTGCACGCTCGCCGGGCACCGGGTCACGGTGCTCGACCGCGGCCCGCTGCCCAACCCGGCGTCGACCTCGGCCGACCACTCGCGGGCGCTGCGGGTGCTGCGGCCGGGCGACGTGCCCGCCACGCTGCGGATGGCGCGGGCGCGCCGCCGGTGGCTGGCGCTGGAAGGGGTGCTGCGCACCCGGGTGTTCCGCCCGGTCGGCGTGGTCACCGCCTGCGCCCCCGACGAGCTGGACGCGGCGCTGGGCACCGCGCGCGACACCGGTGTGCCGGCCGTGGTCGTGCGGCAGGCCGCCGTGCCGCCCGTGCTGCTGCCCGCCGGGACGCGCGGGGTGCTCGACCGCCACGCCGGGGTGCTGCTGGCCGAGCGGTTCCTGCGCGCGGCCACCGCGTGGCTGGCCGAACGGCCGGGTGTCGCGCTGTGGCCGGGGCGCACCGTCGTCGACGTCGCCGAGCAGCAGGTCACGCTGGCCGACGGGACGAAGGTGGGCGCGGACGTCGTGGTGGTCGCCGCCGGGCCGTGGACCGCCGACCTGCTCGGCACGCCGGTCCGGCTGCACCGCCAGACCACGGCCTACCTGCGCCCGCCGCCCCGCCTGGCCGACTGGTGGGGCAGCGCCCCCGGCGTCGGCCGGATCGGCGCGGACGGCCGGGCCTGGCTGCTGCCACCCGGCGACGGCGCCCTGCTCAAGATCAGTTCCGACGCGGTGTGCCGGGAAGTGGGCAGCACCGACGAGGCCGACGACGGTCCGTGGACGCGCCGGCTGCTCGCCGAACCCGTCCTGGCCGACCTGGCGGACTACCGCGTGGTGGCCGTGCGGGACTGCCACTACGCCGCCGACCCCGACACCGGCGGCCCGGTGCTCACCAGGGTCCGCCCCTCGGTCTGGAGCCGCCCCGCCTGCGGTGGGTCCGGGTTCGGCACCGCACCGCTCGTCGCCGACGAGATCGCCGCCGCAGTCATGGAGGTCAGCGCGTGA